ACTCCATGGACGACTGCCTCGCCGCCGCCGACGACCTCGGCTACCCGATGGTGGTCCGGCCGTCCTTCACGATGGGCGGGACCGGCTCGGGCATGGCCTACGACGAGACCGACCTGCGCCGCATCGCCGGCGCGGGCCTCGCCGCCAGCCCCACCACCGAGGTGCTCCTCGAGGAGTCGATCATCGGGTGGAAGGAGTACGAGCTCGAGGTCATGCGCGACCGCGCCGACAACGTGGTCATCATCTGCTCGATCGAGAACCTCGACCCGATGGGCGTCCACACCGGCGACTCGATCACCGTCGCGCCGGCGATGACGCTGACCGACCGCGAGTACCAGGACATGCGCGACCTCTCGATCGGCATCATCCGCTCGGTCGGCGTCGACACCGGCGGCTGCAACATCCAGTTCGCGGTCAACCCCGCCGACGGCCGGTTGATCGTCATCGAGATGAACCCCCGCGTGTCCCGCTCGAGCGCCCTGGCGTCGAAGGCGACCGGCTTCCCGATCGCCAAGATCGCGGCCAAGGTCGCGATCGGCTACACCCTCGACGAGATCCCCAACGACATCACCACACGCGGGGGCTCCGCCCCCGCGGACCCCCCGCTGGAGGGCTGCGCCCCCCAGACCCCCCGGTCATGGACCCCGGCTGCATTTGAACCGGCCCTCGACTACGTCGTGGTCAAGGTCCCGCGGTTCGCGTTCGAGAAGTTCCCCGCCGCCGACCCGACGCTCACCACCCACATGAAGTCGGTGGGCGAGGCGATGGCGATCGGGCGCAACTTCACCGAGGCGCTGCAGAAGGCGCTGCGGTCGCTGGAGAGCAAGAACGCGCCGTTCGACTGGGCCCACGAGTGGGTCGAGCTCGACAAGGCCGCGCTGCTCGAGGAGATCCGCACCCCGCACGACGGCCGGCTCAAGAAGGTCATGGACGCACTGCGCGCCGGGGCGACTCCGCAGGAGATCCACGACGCCACCGCGATCGACCCGTGGTTCGTCGACCAGCTGCTGCTGATCAACGAGGTCGCCGGGGAGCTCGCGGCCGCACCCGAGCTCACGGGTCCGCTGCTGCGCCGGGCCAAGCGGCACGGCTTCTCCGATGAGCAGATCGGCCGCATCCGCAACCTGCCCGCGGCCGTGGTCCGCGGGGTGCGGCACGCCCTCGGCGTACGCCCGGTGTTCAAGACCGTCGACACCTGCGCCGCCGAGTTCGCCGCCCGCACGCCGTACCACTACTCCAGCTACGACGAGGAGACCGAGGTCGCGCCGCGTGAGCGGGAGGCCGTGATCATCCTGGGCTCGGGACCCAACCGGATCGGGCAGGGGATCGAGTTCGACTACTCCTGCGTCCACGCCTCGCTCGCCCTGAGCCACAGCAAGGGCAGCGGCGCCAACGGCGGCGCGGGCTACGAGACCGTGATGGTCAACTGCAACCCCGAGACCGTCTCCACCGACTACGACACCTCCGACCGGCTCTACTTCGAGCCGCTCACCCTCGAGGACGTCCTGGAGGTCGTGTACGCCGAGCAGCAGGCCGGCCCCGTCGTGGGTGTCATCTGCCAGCTCGGTGGGCAGACCCCGCTCGGGCTCGCCCAGGGCCTGGCCGACGCGGGCATCCCGATCGTCGGCACCCAGCCGGCGGCCATCGATCTCGCCGAGGAGCGCGGTGCGTTCGGCCGCGTGCTCGCCGAGGCCGGGCTGACCGCGCCGAAGCACGGCACGGCGAGCTCGTTCGCGCAGGCGGAGGCCATCGCCGAGGACATCGGCTACCCCGTGCTGGTGCGGCCGTCGTACGTGCTCGGTGGCCGGGGCATGGAGATCGTCTACGACCGCGCGACGCTCGAGGGCTACCTCGAGAAGTACGTCGCGGCCGGGCTGATCAGCCCCGAGGCGCCCGTGCTCATCGACCGCTTCCTCGACGACGCCGTGGAGATCGACGTCGACGCGCTCTACGACGGCGAGGACCTCTTCCTCGGCGGCGTGATGGAGCACATCGAGGAGGCCGGCATCCACTCCGGTGACTCCTCGTGTGCGCTCCCGCCGATCACGCTGGGCGCCCGCGAGATCGACCGGATCCGCGAGGCTACGGCCGCGATCGCGCGCGGTGTCGGCGTGCGCGGCTTGATCAACATCCAGTTCGCGCTCGGCTCCGACGTGCTCTACGTCCTGGAGGCCAATCCGCGCGCCAGCCGCACCGTGCCGTTCGTCGCGAAAGCGACGGGCACGGCCCTGGCGAAGGCAGCTGCCCGCGTCATGCTCGGCGACTCGATCGCGACGCTGCGCGCCGAGGGGATGCTGCCCGAGGTCGACGGCGGGCTGCTGCCCGAGAACGCGCCGATCGCGGTCAAGGAGGCCGTGATGCCGTTCAACCGGTTCCGCACCGCCGACGGTGCCCAGGTCGACACCGTGCTGGGTCCGGAGATGAAGTCCACCGGCGAGGTGATGGGTCTGCACGCCGACTTCGGCACCGCCTTCGCCAAGGCCCAGGTGGCGGCGTTCGGTCCGCTGCCGACCTCCGGCAAGGTCTTCGTGAGCATGGCCAACCGCGACAAGCGCTCGATGATCTTCCCGATCAAGGTCCTGGCCGACCTCGGCTTCGAGATCCTCGCGACCGAGGGCACCGCCGAGGTGCTGCGCCGCAACGGCGTCCGGGCCGAGGTCATCCGCAAGCACCACGAGGGTCCTGGTCCCGACGGCGAGCCGACCACGGTGCAGGCGATCCTCGACGGGCACGTGCAGCTCATCGTCAACACGCCGTACGGCGCGGGCGGTGGCAACGTCCGCCTCGACGGCTACGAGATCCGCACCGCCGCGGTCATGGCCAACGTCCCGTGCATCACCACCGTGCCGGGCCTCGCTGCCGCGGTCCAGGGCATCGAGGCGCTGCGGCGCGGCGACATCGGCGTACGCAGCCTGCAGGAGTGGGCTGCGCGGTGACCCTCTATGAGCGGGCCTTCGCCTCGGTCGCCGTCCGTATCGACGCCGAGACCGCCCATCACCAGGCGTTCCGGGCGATCCGCGCCGCGCGTCCGGCGCTCGCCGCGCTCGACCGGGTGCGGCCGGGTCCGGCGCGCCCGGTGACCGCGATGGGTCTGGAGTTCGCGCACCCGCTCGGGTTGGCCGCCGGCTTCGACAAGAACGCCGTCGGCATCGACGCGCTCGCCGCGCTGGGGTTCGCGTTCGTCGAGGTCGGCACGGTCACCGGCCGGGCGCAGCCCGGCAACCCCCGCCCGCGGCTGTTCCGCCTGCCCGACGACCGCGTGATCGTCAACCGGATGGGTTTCAACAACGACGGTGCCGAGGCGGTCGCCCAGCGGCTCGCGGCGCGCGCGGCTAAGCGGAACCGGCGGGAGCGGCCGGCACGGGGACCGGTCCTGGGCGTCAACATCGGCAAGACGAAGGTCGTCGACGAGAACGACGAGGCGGCCGTCCTCGGCGACTACGGCCTCAGCGCACGCCTGCTCTCGCCGTACGCCGACTACCTGGTCGTCAACGTCAGCTCGCCCAACACCCCGGGACTGCGGTCGCTGCAGGCGGTGGAGCGGCTCGAGCCGCTGCTGGCGCACGTGCGTCGCACCGCCGACCAGGCCACGGACGCCGCCGGGCGCGACCGGGTGCCGTTGCTGGTGAAGATCGCGCCCGACCTGGCTGACGAGGACGTCACCGGCGTCGCCGACCTGGCGCTCGCGCTCGGCCTCGACGGCATCGTCGCCACCAACACGACGATCTCGCGCGACGACCTGACCTCCGACCAGCAGGTCGTGGCAGCCCTCGGCGCCGGCGGCATCTCCGGACCGGTGGTCGCCGCGCGTGCCACCGAGGTCCTGCGGCTGCTGCGTGCCACAGTGGGCGACGACCTGACGATCATCGGCGTGGGAGGGATCGACGACGTGGACGAGGCGCGTGCCCGGCTCGCGGCAGGGGCGACCCTGCTGCAGGCCTACACCGGATTCGTGTACGGCGGACCGGCCTGGCCCCGGCGGATCGCGCGGGGGCTCGAGGAGCACCCGCACCCGTGACGGCTCCCCGGGTGCTCCACACCGACGCGGAGGTGCTCGCCCACAAGCGCGCCGGCAGCCTCCACGTGGTGACCCTGGTCGCCCCCGGCGTCGCCGAGCTGCACCGGCCCGGGACCTTCGCCGAGCTCACCCTCGGCGGACCCGACAGCGACCGGCTGGCCCGGCACGCCTTCTGGATCCTGCGCACCCGACCGTCGGGCACCTACGGGAGCACCATCGAGCTGCTCGTCGCCGAGCGCGACCCCGGCACCCGCTGGCTCGTGCAGACAGCACCCGGCACCGCCGTACCCCTGACCGCGCCGCTGGGCCGCCCCTTCGCCCTGCCGAGGGAGGCGGTGACCTGCACGCTCGTGGCCCACGAGGACGGTGTGGCCGCGGTGCTCGGGCTGGCCGGCCGGCTCAAGGAGCGCGGCTGCGTGGTCCACGTCGTGCTGGGTGCCGCGAGCGATGCGCGCCTCTATGGGGCGCTCGACCTGCGGCGTACGGCGCGCACGGTCCAGGTCGTCACCGCCGACGGCTCGGTCGGCCGGCGCGGTGAGCTCGCCGAGGTGCTGCCGGCGGTGCTCGACGAGCAGCGCCCGGAGGTCGTCTACGCCGCCGGACCGGTGCCGTTGCTGCGCGCGACCGCGGCCGAGGCCGAGGCCAGAGGGGCGTGGAGCCAGGTCGCGTACGCCGGCGCGATGCCGTGCGGCGTCGGCCACTGCCTGGGCTGCCTGGTGCCGGTGGTCGGGGAGGACGCCGTCGCCCGCAACGTGCGCGCCTGCACGGAGGGTCCGGTCTTCCGCGGGGACCGGGTGCGCTGGGACGAGGTGACCTCGTGAGCGCGGCC
The nucleotide sequence above comes from Nocardioides massiliensis. Encoded proteins:
- the carB gene encoding carbamoyl-phosphate synthase large subunit produces the protein MPKRTDISSVMVIGSGPIVIGQAAEFDYSGTQACRVLREEGLRVILVNSNPATIMTDPEFADATYVEPITPEFVEKVIAKERPDALLATLGGQTALNAAMALAANGVLEKYGVELIGASIEAIDRGENRESFKRIVEELGGEVARSAICHSMDDCLAAADDLGYPMVVRPSFTMGGTGSGMAYDETDLRRIAGAGLAASPTTEVLLEESIIGWKEYELEVMRDRADNVVIICSIENLDPMGVHTGDSITVAPAMTLTDREYQDMRDLSIGIIRSVGVDTGGCNIQFAVNPADGRLIVIEMNPRVSRSSALASKATGFPIAKIAAKVAIGYTLDEIPNDITTRGGSAPADPPLEGCAPQTPRSWTPAAFEPALDYVVVKVPRFAFEKFPAADPTLTTHMKSVGEAMAIGRNFTEALQKALRSLESKNAPFDWAHEWVELDKAALLEEIRTPHDGRLKKVMDALRAGATPQEIHDATAIDPWFVDQLLLINEVAGELAAAPELTGPLLRRAKRHGFSDEQIGRIRNLPAAVVRGVRHALGVRPVFKTVDTCAAEFAARTPYHYSSYDEETEVAPREREAVIILGSGPNRIGQGIEFDYSCVHASLALSHSKGSGANGGAGYETVMVNCNPETVSTDYDTSDRLYFEPLTLEDVLEVVYAEQQAGPVVGVICQLGGQTPLGLAQGLADAGIPIVGTQPAAIDLAEERGAFGRVLAEAGLTAPKHGTASSFAQAEAIAEDIGYPVLVRPSYVLGGRGMEIVYDRATLEGYLEKYVAAGLISPEAPVLIDRFLDDAVEIDVDALYDGEDLFLGGVMEHIEEAGIHSGDSSCALPPITLGAREIDRIREATAAIARGVGVRGLINIQFALGSDVLYVLEANPRASRTVPFVAKATGTALAKAAARVMLGDSIATLRAEGMLPEVDGGLLPENAPIAVKEAVMPFNRFRTADGAQVDTVLGPEMKSTGEVMGLHADFGTAFAKAQVAAFGPLPTSGKVFVSMANRDKRSMIFPIKVLADLGFEILATEGTAEVLRRNGVRAEVIRKHHEGPGPDGEPTTVQAILDGHVQLIVNTPYGAGGGNVRLDGYEIRTAAVMANVPCITTVPGLAAAVQGIEALRRGDIGVRSLQEWAAR
- a CDS encoding quinone-dependent dihydroorotate dehydrogenase, which encodes MTLYERAFASVAVRIDAETAHHQAFRAIRAARPALAALDRVRPGPARPVTAMGLEFAHPLGLAAGFDKNAVGIDALAALGFAFVEVGTVTGRAQPGNPRPRLFRLPDDRVIVNRMGFNNDGAEAVAQRLAARAAKRNRRERPARGPVLGVNIGKTKVVDENDEAAVLGDYGLSARLLSPYADYLVVNVSSPNTPGLRSLQAVERLEPLLAHVRRTADQATDAAGRDRVPLLVKIAPDLADEDVTGVADLALALGLDGIVATNTTISRDDLTSDQQVVAALGAGGISGPVVAARATEVLRLLRATVGDDLTIIGVGGIDDVDEARARLAAGATLLQAYTGFVYGGPAWPRRIARGLEEHPHP
- a CDS encoding iron-sulfur cluster-binding protein, which encodes MTAPRVLHTDAEVLAHKRAGSLHVVTLVAPGVAELHRPGTFAELTLGGPDSDRLARHAFWILRTRPSGTYGSTIELLVAERDPGTRWLVQTAPGTAVPLTAPLGRPFALPREAVTCTLVAHEDGVAAVLGLAGRLKERGCVVHVVLGAASDARLYGALDLRRTARTVQVVTADGSVGRRGELAEVLPAVLDEQRPEVVYAAGPVPLLRATAAEAEARGAWSQVAYAGAMPCGVGHCLGCLVPVVGEDAVARNVRACTEGPVFRGDRVRWDEVTS